The following coding sequences lie in one Burkholderia cepacia genomic window:
- a CDS encoding SPFH domain-containing protein — protein MDSLIIWVVLLIIAIVIVSKTVKIVPQQHAWVLERFGRYHATLSPGLNIVLPFVDRIAYRHILKEIPLDVPSQICITRDNTQLQVDGVLYFQVMDPMKASYGSSNFVLAITQLSQTMLRSVIGKLELDKTFEERDFINHSIVSALDEAASNWGVKVLRYEIKDLTPPKEILHAMQAQITAEREKRALIAASEGRKQEQINLASGAREAAIQKSEGERQAAINQAQGEAAAILAVAEANAQAIQKIASAMQSQGGMDAVNLKVAEQYVGAFANLAKQGNTLIVPSNLSDLGSAIASAMSIVKRASPAAGGKG, from the coding sequence ATGGATTCGCTGATCATCTGGGTTGTCCTGCTCATCATCGCGATCGTGATCGTGTCGAAGACGGTGAAGATCGTGCCGCAGCAGCATGCATGGGTACTCGAGCGCTTCGGGCGCTATCACGCGACGCTGTCGCCCGGTCTGAACATCGTGCTGCCGTTCGTCGATCGCATCGCGTACCGGCACATACTGAAGGAAATCCCGCTCGACGTGCCGAGCCAGATCTGCATCACGCGCGACAACACGCAGCTTCAGGTCGACGGCGTGCTGTATTTCCAGGTGATGGACCCGATGAAGGCGTCGTACGGGTCGAGCAACTTCGTGCTCGCGATCACGCAGTTGTCGCAGACAATGCTGCGCTCGGTGATCGGCAAGCTGGAACTCGACAAGACGTTCGAGGAACGCGACTTCATCAACCACAGCATTGTGTCGGCGCTTGACGAGGCCGCGTCGAACTGGGGTGTGAAGGTGCTACGCTACGAGATCAAGGATCTGACGCCGCCGAAGGAAATCCTGCACGCGATGCAGGCGCAGATCACCGCGGAGCGCGAAAAGCGTGCGCTGATCGCCGCATCCGAGGGCCGCAAGCAGGAACAGATCAACCTCGCGTCGGGCGCGCGTGAAGCGGCGATCCAGAAGTCCGAAGGCGAGCGGCAGGCCGCGATCAACCAGGCGCAGGGCGAGGCCGCTGCGATTCTGGCGGTGGCCGAGGCGAACGCGCAGGCGATCCAGAAGATCGCGAGCGCGATGCAGTCGCAAGGAGGGATGGACGCGGTGAACCTGAAGGTCGCCGAGCAGTATGTCGGCGCGTTCGCGAATCTCGCGAAGCAGGGCAACACGCTGATCGTGCCGTCGAACCTGTCGGATCTCGGCAGTGCGATCGCATCGGCGATGTCGATCGTCAAACGCGCGTCGCCGGCCGCGGGCGGGAAGGGCTGA
- the ppsA gene encoding phosphoenolpyruvate synthase — MTNAANVAKDQAYVIPFEQLRMTDVEIVGGKNASLGEMISQLSEAGVRVPTGFATTALAFRDFLTHNDLTDRIAKRLESLDIDDVKALAEAGAEIRKWIVDAPMQARLEQEIREQFEVLKNGSPAELSFAVRSSATAEDLPDASFAGQQESYLNVVGIEDVLDRMKHVFASLYNDRAISYRVHKGFTHAEVALSAGVQRMVRSDVGAAGVMFTIDTESGFKDAVFITSSYGLGETVVQGAVNPDEFYVFKTTLAQDKYPIIRRSIGSKLIKMEFTQPGEPGRVKTVDVPHEQRNRYSITDEDVIELAKYAVIIEKHYQRPMDIEWGKDGRDGKIFILQARPETVKSQATGKAEQRFKLKGQSQVLATGRAIGQKIGAGPVRVIQDPSEMERVQPGDVLVADMTDPNWEPVMKRAAAIVTNRGGRTCHAAIIARELGVPAVVGCGDATDILKDGALVTVSCAEGDEGKIYDGLLETEVTEVQRGELPEIPVKIMMNVGNPQLAFDFSQLPNGGVGLARLEFIINNNIGVHPKAILEYPNIDQDLKKAVESVARGHASPRQFYVDKLTEGVATIAAAFYPKPVIVRLSDFKSNEYKKLIGGSRYEPDEENPMLGFRGASRYIAEDFAQAFEMECRALKRVRDEMGLTNVEIMVPFVRTVKQAERVVGLLEKFGLKRGENGLRLVMMCEVPTNAILAEEFLEHFDGFSIGSNDLTQLTLGLDRDSGMELLAVDFDERDPAVKFLLKRAIDTCLKMGKYVGICGQGPSDHPDFAQWLTDEGIVSISLNPDTIIDTWQALAANRK, encoded by the coding sequence ATGACTAACGCAGCAAACGTCGCAAAGGACCAGGCGTATGTAATTCCGTTCGAGCAGTTGCGGATGACTGATGTGGAGATCGTGGGCGGCAAGAATGCGTCGCTCGGCGAGATGATCAGCCAGCTTTCCGAAGCAGGCGTTCGCGTACCCACCGGTTTCGCCACGACCGCGCTCGCGTTTCGCGATTTCCTCACGCACAACGACCTGACCGATCGTATTGCCAAGCGTCTCGAGTCCCTCGACATCGACGACGTGAAGGCGCTTGCCGAAGCCGGTGCCGAAATCCGCAAGTGGATCGTCGACGCGCCGATGCAGGCACGTCTCGAGCAGGAAATTCGCGAGCAGTTTGAAGTCCTGAAGAACGGCTCGCCGGCCGAGCTGTCGTTTGCCGTGCGATCGTCCGCGACCGCGGAAGACCTGCCCGACGCATCGTTCGCCGGCCAGCAGGAGTCGTACCTGAACGTCGTCGGCATCGAAGACGTGCTCGACCGCATGAAGCACGTGTTCGCGTCGCTGTACAACGACCGCGCGATCTCGTACCGCGTCCACAAGGGCTTCACGCACGCCGAAGTCGCACTGTCGGCCGGTGTGCAGCGCATGGTCCGCTCGGACGTCGGCGCCGCGGGCGTGATGTTCACGATCGACACCGAATCGGGCTTCAAGGACGCCGTGTTCATCACGTCGAGCTACGGCCTGGGCGAAACCGTCGTGCAGGGCGCCGTGAACCCGGACGAGTTCTACGTGTTCAAGACGACGCTCGCACAGGACAAGTACCCGATCATCCGCCGCTCGATCGGCTCGAAGCTGATCAAGATGGAATTCACGCAGCCGGGCGAGCCGGGCCGCGTGAAGACGGTCGACGTGCCGCACGAGCAGCGCAACCGCTACTCGATCACCGACGAGGACGTGATCGAGCTGGCGAAGTACGCGGTCATCATCGAGAAGCACTACCAGCGTCCGATGGACATCGAGTGGGGCAAGGACGGCCGCGACGGCAAGATCTTCATCCTGCAGGCGCGTCCGGAAACGGTGAAGAGCCAGGCAACCGGCAAGGCCGAGCAGCGTTTCAAGCTGAAGGGCCAGTCGCAGGTGCTGGCGACGGGCCGTGCGATCGGCCAGAAGATCGGTGCGGGCCCCGTGCGCGTGATCCAGGATCCGTCGGAAATGGAACGCGTGCAGCCGGGCGACGTGCTGGTGGCCGACATGACCGACCCGAACTGGGAGCCGGTGATGAAGCGTGCGGCCGCGATCGTCACGAACCGTGGCGGCCGGACCTGCCACGCGGCGATCATCGCGCGTGAGCTCGGCGTGCCGGCAGTCGTCGGTTGCGGCGATGCGACCGACATCCTGAAGGACGGCGCGCTCGTCACGGTATCGTGCGCGGAAGGCGACGAAGGCAAGATCTACGACGGCCTGCTCGAGACGGAAGTCACGGAAGTGCAGCGCGGCGAACTGCCGGAAATCCCGGTCAAGATCATGATGAACGTCGGTAACCCGCAGCTCGCGTTCGACTTCTCGCAACTGCCGAACGGCGGTGTGGGTCTCGCGCGTCTCGAGTTCATCATCAACAACAACATCGGCGTTCACCCGAAGGCGATTCTCGAGTACCCGAACATCGACCAGGACCTGAAGAAGGCGGTCGAGAGCGTCGCGCGCGGTCACGCATCGCCGCGTCAGTTCTACGTCGACAAGCTGACCGAAGGCGTCGCGACGATCGCTGCGGCGTTCTATCCGAAGCCCGTGATCGTGCGTCTGTCCGACTTCAAGTCGAACGAGTACAAGAAGCTGATCGGCGGTTCGCGTTACGAGCCGGACGAGGAAAACCCGATGCTGGGCTTCCGCGGCGCGTCGCGTTACATCGCCGAAGACTTCGCGCAGGCGTTCGAGATGGAGTGCCGTGCACTGAAGCGCGTGCGCGACGAGATGGGCCTGACCAACGTCGAGATTATGGTGCCGTTCGTGCGGACCGTGAAGCAGGCGGAGCGTGTTGTCGGCCTGCTCGAGAAGTTCGGCCTGAAGCGCGGTGAAAACGGCCTGCGCCTCGTGATGATGTGCGAAGTGCCGACCAACGCGATCCTCGCCGAAGAGTTCCTGGAACACTTCGACGGTTTCTCGATCGGCTCGAACGACCTCACGCAGCTCACGCTCGGCCTCGACCGCGACTCGGGCATGGAACTGCTGGCCGTCGACTTCGACGAACGCGATCCGGCCGTCAAGTTCCTGCTGAAGCGCGCGATCGATACCTGCCTCAAGATGGGCAAGTACGTCGGTATCTGCGGCCAGGGCCCGTCCGATCACCCGGACTTCGCGCAATGGCTGACCGACGAAGGCATCGTGTCGATTTCGCTGAACCCCGACACGATCATCGATACGTGGCAGGCACTCGCCGCCAACCGGAAGTAA
- a CDS encoding type II toxin-antitoxin system RatA family toxin gives MADVQKTVLIRHSAEQMFDLVTDVADYPNFLPWCGGVEIRRQDERGMEARIDINFKGIKQHFATRNTQERPTRIDMEFTDGPFKKFTGTWRFTALRADACKIEFALHYEFSSILLEKIIGPVFSHIANTFVDSFVKRADQRYGKG, from the coding sequence ATGGCAGATGTCCAGAAAACCGTATTGATCCGCCATTCGGCGGAACAGATGTTCGACCTCGTCACCGACGTGGCCGACTACCCCAATTTCCTGCCCTGGTGCGGCGGCGTCGAGATTCGCCGTCAGGACGAGCGCGGGATGGAAGCGCGCATCGATATCAACTTCAAGGGCATCAAGCAGCATTTCGCGACGCGCAATACGCAGGAACGCCCGACGCGGATCGACATGGAGTTCACGGACGGTCCGTTCAAGAAGTTCACGGGCACGTGGCGCTTCACGGCGCTGCGTGCCGATGCGTGCAAGATCGAATTCGCGCTGCACTACGAGTTTTCGAGCATCCTGCTCGAGAAGATCATCGGGCCCGTGTTCAGCCATATCGCGAACACGTTCGTCGATTCGTTCGTGAAGCGCGCGGACCAGCGCTACGGGAAGGGGTGA
- a CDS encoding DMT family transporter: MQRGVVYGVLAGALWGMVFLVPRLLTDFSPLLLSAGRYAMYGLVSLAAALPAARSLLARLTREDLVALMKLAVVGNVAYYMLLSGAVHLIGIAPSSLIVGVLPVTVTLAGLGDHGAVPLRRLAAPLALVIAGIVCINVDLFTSEAAHATTLGQKLAGIACAAGALASWTWYAVANARYLQRHHHFGGNEWSVLWGVVTGLIGGLCWIAILALPAGTVQAAVPASRWQLFWLLNLVLAIGASWLGNGLWNAASKRLPLTLSGQLIVFETVFAMLYAFVYDQRMPHALEVAALVLLLAGVYGSVRQHGDTPGSASTNANAAAH, encoded by the coding sequence ATGCAGCGCGGCGTGGTTTACGGTGTCCTGGCAGGTGCCCTGTGGGGCATGGTGTTTCTCGTTCCGCGGCTGCTGACCGACTTCTCGCCGCTGCTGTTGAGCGCCGGCCGCTATGCGATGTATGGCCTCGTGTCGCTCGCGGCCGCGCTGCCGGCGGCCCGCTCGCTGCTCGCGCGACTCACCCGCGAAGATCTCGTCGCGTTGATGAAACTCGCCGTCGTCGGCAACGTCGCGTACTACATGCTGCTGTCCGGCGCCGTGCACCTGATCGGCATCGCGCCCAGCTCGCTGATCGTCGGCGTGCTGCCCGTGACCGTCACGCTCGCCGGCCTGGGCGACCACGGCGCCGTGCCACTGCGGCGGCTCGCCGCCCCGCTCGCGCTGGTGATCGCGGGCATCGTCTGCATCAACGTCGACCTGTTCACGTCCGAGGCCGCACACGCGACGACGCTCGGCCAGAAACTCGCGGGCATCGCCTGCGCGGCCGGCGCGCTTGCGAGCTGGACCTGGTACGCGGTGGCGAACGCGCGCTACCTCCAGCGCCATCATCATTTCGGCGGCAACGAGTGGTCGGTGTTGTGGGGTGTCGTGACGGGCCTGATCGGCGGGCTCTGCTGGATCGCGATCCTCGCACTGCCGGCGGGCACGGTGCAGGCAGCCGTCCCGGCGTCGCGCTGGCAGTTGTTCTGGTTGCTGAACCTCGTGCTCGCGATCGGCGCGTCGTGGCTCGGCAACGGGCTATGGAATGCCGCGTCGAAGCGCTTGCCGCTCACGCTGTCCGGCCAGTTGATCGTGTTCGAAACCGTATTCGCGATGCTGTACGCGTTCGTGTACGACCAGCGGATGCCGCACGCGCTCGAGGTCGCCGCGCTCGTGCTGCTGCTCGCCGGCGTGTACGGCTCGGTGCGGCAGCACGGCGACACGCCGGGCAGCGCGTCGACCAACGCAAACGCCGCGGCCCACTGA
- a CDS encoding DUF899 domain-containing protein yields the protein MTNHLTGTRDEWLAERRALLDAEKALTRQSDELARRRQALPWVRVDKTYRFDTEDGRATLDDLFRGRSQLLVYHFMFGPDYKAGCPSCSALADGFDGFAVHLAHHDVTLSAVSRAPLAKLLAYRERMGWTFPWASSVGSDFNFDFNVSFTETQQRAGDIEYNYARAGHAMDMDPPPAPVVQFAATCGTDAVTYSLDRPGMSAFVREDGVVYHTYSTYARGLDGLWGMYQWLDRAPRGRNEAGPWWRRHDEYARG from the coding sequence ATGACGAACCATCTCACCGGAACGCGCGACGAATGGCTGGCCGAGCGCCGCGCACTGCTCGACGCTGAAAAGGCGTTGACGCGGCAAAGCGACGAACTTGCACGGCGGCGCCAGGCGCTGCCGTGGGTGCGTGTCGACAAGACCTACCGGTTCGACACCGAGGACGGCCGGGCGACGCTCGACGACCTGTTTCGCGGCCGTTCGCAACTGCTCGTCTATCACTTCATGTTCGGCCCCGACTACAAGGCCGGCTGCCCGTCGTGCTCGGCGCTCGCCGACGGGTTCGACGGCTTCGCCGTGCACCTGGCGCACCACGACGTGACGCTCTCGGCCGTGTCGCGCGCACCGCTCGCGAAGCTGCTCGCGTACCGCGAGCGGATGGGGTGGACCTTCCCATGGGCATCGTCGGTCGGCAGCGATTTCAACTTCGACTTCAACGTGTCGTTCACCGAAACGCAGCAGCGCGCGGGCGACATCGAATACAACTACGCGCGGGCCGGCCATGCGATGGACATGGATCCACCGCCGGCGCCCGTCGTGCAGTTCGCGGCCACCTGCGGCACCGACGCGGTCACGTATTCGCTCGACCGGCCGGGGATGAGCGCATTCGTGCGAGAGGATGGTGTCGTCTATCACACGTACTCGACCTACGCGCGCGGGCTTGACGGGCTGTGGGGGATGTACCAGTGGCTCGATCGCGCGCCGCGCGGGCGCAACGAGGCCGGCCCGTGGTGGCGCCGTCACGACGAGTACGCGCGCGGCTGA
- a CDS encoding DUF2182 domain-containing protein — MARSAIGGADPDPREFGAALAAVFAVAVTATLAQHASMAAMGGEPMAGGWMASAAWLQPCGRGAGRAFATFAGMWGAMTAAMMLPALAPMLWQYRQRIGPMATARSAWLVVVAGAGYFAVWMALGALVFPAGAALTAAAARLPGLARALPFAAGAVVSVAGMLQFSAWKARRLACCRHMAGGVHRSSAVAGAAWRHGVRAAMHCSACCGNLMAIALAAGMMDLRVMAAVTVAIAAERLAPPGGRVAARIAGCVAVGGGIAMIVRAAGLL; from the coding sequence ATGGCGCGGTCGGCAATCGGCGGGGCAGACCCTGATCCGCGGGAATTCGGGGCCGCACTCGCGGCCGTGTTCGCCGTCGCCGTGACGGCGACACTGGCGCAGCACGCGTCGATGGCCGCGATGGGCGGCGAACCGATGGCCGGTGGCTGGATGGCTTCGGCCGCATGGCTGCAGCCGTGCGGCCGGGGCGCCGGACGTGCCTTCGCGACGTTCGCCGGAATGTGGGGCGCGATGACGGCGGCGATGATGCTGCCGGCGCTGGCGCCGATGCTCTGGCAATACCGGCAGCGCATCGGCCCGATGGCCACGGCGCGTTCCGCCTGGCTCGTCGTCGTTGCGGGCGCCGGGTATTTCGCGGTGTGGATGGCGCTCGGGGCGCTCGTGTTTCCGGCTGGCGCCGCGCTGACGGCCGCTGCCGCACGGCTGCCGGGCCTTGCCCGCGCGCTGCCGTTCGCGGCCGGCGCGGTCGTGTCGGTTGCAGGCATGCTGCAATTCTCCGCGTGGAAGGCGCGGCGGCTGGCGTGCTGCCGGCATATGGCCGGCGGCGTACACCGGTCGTCGGCCGTTGCCGGTGCGGCGTGGCGGCACGGCGTGCGGGCCGCCATGCACTGCAGCGCCTGTTGCGGGAACCTGATGGCGATCGCGCTGGCGGCCGGCATGATGGACCTGCGCGTGATGGCCGCCGTGACGGTCGCGATCGCCGCCGAGCGCCTCGCGCCGCCCGGCGGGCGTGTTGCTGCGCGGATTGCCGGTTGCGTGGCGGTCGGCGGCGGCATTGCGATGATCGTGCGTGCGGCAGGGCTGCTATAA
- a CDS encoding helix-turn-helix domain-containing protein, which translates to MDSLITAAARALAAGDALGALNRVALRDDAPALALRGIAMAQLGDFERARALVRGAARAFGAKEAVARARCVVAEAEIALASRDLRWPTRALDAACATLDAHGDRANAAHARYLGVRRLLLIGHIDDAEQLLAHLDPAPLPAASRAAHELIAAGIAMRRIRTHAARAALARANAAARDAGIAALTAEVDTAARVLDAPAARLIARGTSRLVRLDEVETLFASNALVVDACRHTVRDARTTVSLARRPVLFVLARALGEAWPADVSRNALVAAAFRAKHADESHRARLRVEIGRLRAVLRPLANVIATPRGFALEPLGVRETVVLARPVDDRHAAVLALLADGEAWSSSALALALGASQRTVQRALDALAEADKVQALGRGRARRWMTPPLPGFATTLLLPAPLPGD; encoded by the coding sequence ATGGATTCGCTGATCACGGCGGCCGCGCGCGCGCTCGCGGCCGGTGACGCGCTCGGCGCGCTGAACCGCGTCGCGCTGCGTGACGATGCGCCGGCGCTCGCGCTGCGCGGCATCGCGATGGCGCAGCTCGGCGATTTCGAACGCGCGCGCGCCCTCGTGCGCGGCGCCGCACGTGCATTCGGCGCGAAGGAAGCCGTTGCACGGGCGCGCTGCGTCGTCGCGGAAGCCGAGATCGCACTCGCGTCGCGCGACCTGCGCTGGCCGACGCGCGCGCTCGATGCGGCCTGCGCAACGCTCGACGCGCACGGCGACCGCGCAAACGCCGCGCATGCGCGCTATCTCGGCGTACGCCGGCTGCTGCTGATCGGCCATATCGACGATGCCGAGCAACTGCTCGCGCATCTCGATCCCGCGCCGCTGCCAGCCGCGTCGCGCGCCGCCCATGAACTGATCGCGGCCGGCATCGCGATGCGCCGCATCCGTACGCACGCGGCACGCGCGGCGCTCGCCCGTGCGAACGCGGCCGCGCGCGACGCCGGCATCGCCGCACTGACGGCCGAGGTCGACACCGCCGCACGCGTGCTCGACGCACCGGCCGCTCGCCTCATCGCGCGCGGCACCTCGCGGCTCGTACGGCTCGACGAAGTCGAGACGCTGTTCGCATCGAACGCGCTCGTCGTCGATGCGTGCCGCCACACGGTGCGCGATGCGCGCACGACCGTGTCGCTCGCGCGGCGCCCCGTGCTGTTCGTGCTCGCCCGCGCGCTCGGCGAGGCCTGGCCGGCCGACGTGTCGCGCAACGCGCTCGTGGCCGCCGCGTTCCGCGCGAAACATGCGGACGAATCGCATCGCGCGCGGCTGCGCGTCGAGATCGGCCGGCTGCGCGCGGTGCTACGGCCGCTCGCGAACGTCATCGCGACACCGCGCGGCTTTGCGCTCGAACCGCTCGGCGTGCGCGAGACCGTCGTCCTCGCGCGCCCGGTCGACGATCGCCACGCGGCCGTGCTTGCACTGCTCGCCGACGGCGAAGCATGGTCGAGCTCCGCGCTGGCGCTCGCGCTCGGCGCAAGCCAGCGCACCGTGCAGCGCGCGCTCGACGCGCTCGCGGAGGCCGACAAGGTGCAGGCGCTCGGTCGCGGCCGCGCGCGCCGCTGGATGACGCCGCCGCTACCGGGATTCGCGACGACCTTGTTACTCCCTGCTCCGCTGCCGGGAGACTAG
- a CDS encoding Vgb family protein, with product MKRSHAEIIREYGPFPGVDGVHGVTFDGQHVWYASGDKLNALDPERGTTIRSLDVAAHAGTAFDGRHLFQIVEDRIEKLDPESGRVLATIPAPGGGADSGLAWAEGTLWVGQYRERKIHQIDPESGAVLRTIESNRFVTGVTWVDGELWHGTWEAEQSDLRRIDPRTGQVLEQVDMPAGVGISGLESDGHDRFYCGGGNSGKLRTVRRPAHSSAAGDGAGATPDPADD from the coding sequence ATGAAACGCTCCCATGCAGAGATCATTCGCGAATATGGCCCGTTTCCGGGCGTCGACGGCGTGCACGGCGTCACGTTCGACGGGCAGCACGTCTGGTATGCGTCCGGCGACAAGCTGAACGCGCTCGACCCGGAGCGCGGCACGACCATCCGCTCGCTCGACGTCGCCGCGCATGCGGGCACCGCGTTCGACGGCCGCCACCTGTTTCAGATCGTCGAGGACCGCATCGAGAAGCTCGACCCCGAATCGGGTCGCGTGCTCGCGACGATCCCGGCCCCCGGCGGCGGCGCCGATTCGGGGCTCGCGTGGGCTGAAGGCACGCTGTGGGTCGGCCAGTACCGCGAACGCAAGATTCATCAGATCGATCCGGAATCGGGCGCCGTGCTGCGCACGATCGAATCGAACCGCTTCGTCACCGGCGTGACGTGGGTCGACGGCGAGCTGTGGCACGGCACGTGGGAGGCCGAGCAGAGCGACCTGCGGCGCATCGACCCGCGCACGGGCCAGGTGCTCGAGCAGGTCGACATGCCGGCCGGCGTCGGCATATCGGGGCTCGAATCCGACGGCCACGACCGCTTCTACTGCGGCGGCGGCAACAGCGGCAAGCTGCGCACCGTGCGGCGCCCGGCGCACTCGAGCGCAGCGGGCGACGGCGCGGGCGCGACGCCCGATCCGGCAGACGATTGA
- a CDS encoding RnfH family protein: protein MLSIEVCYALPDRQTLIPLSLPEGATVRSAIDASGVLALHPEIDLAHAKTGVYGKLAPLDAPLADHDRVEIYRPLIVDPKLARQRRVDKSRRAGSIEGRKWMHKDAR, encoded by the coding sequence ATGCTGTCGATCGAAGTCTGCTATGCGCTGCCGGATCGCCAGACGCTGATCCCGCTGTCGCTGCCCGAAGGGGCGACCGTTCGCTCGGCGATCGACGCGAGCGGCGTGCTCGCGCTGCATCCGGAGATCGACCTCGCGCACGCGAAGACGGGCGTGTACGGCAAGCTCGCGCCGCTCGACGCGCCGCTCGCCGACCACGACCGTGTCGAGATCTACCGCCCGCTGATCGTCGATCCGAAGCTGGCGCGCCAGCGGCGCGTCGACAAATCCCGCCGCGCCGGCTCGATCGAGGGCCGCAAGTGGATGCACAAGGACGCGCGCTGA
- the ppsR gene encoding posphoenolpyruvate synthetase regulatory kinase/phosphorylase PpsR, with the protein MLPTVFIVSDGTGITAETFAHSILSQFDQKFRLVRVPFVDSLDKAYATVEKINEAAVHDGRRAIVFTTLVDSESNDIVKRSNALVLDMFQRFVEPLEQELELKSSHAMGRGHQNADTEEYKTRIEAINFSLAHDDGQSNRNLSEADVILVGVSRSGKTPTSLYLAMQYGVKAANYPLIPEDFERGKLPSALSAHREKLFGLSIDPQRLSEIRNERRPGSKYAAPENCRYEINEAEAMMRREGIKWLSSTHKSIEEIATTILQEIRLDRQSY; encoded by the coding sequence ATGCTGCCTACCGTATTCATCGTCTCCGACGGCACCGGGATCACTGCCGAAACCTTCGCGCACTCGATCCTCTCCCAGTTCGACCAGAAATTCCGCCTCGTGCGCGTGCCGTTCGTCGACTCGCTCGACAAAGCCTATGCGACCGTCGAGAAGATCAACGAGGCCGCCGTACACGACGGCCGCCGCGCGATCGTGTTCACGACGCTCGTCGACAGCGAGTCGAACGACATCGTCAAACGCTCGAACGCGCTCGTGCTCGACATGTTCCAGCGCTTCGTCGAACCGCTCGAGCAGGAACTGGAGCTGAAATCTAGCCACGCGATGGGCCGCGGCCACCAGAACGCCGACACCGAGGAGTACAAGACGCGGATCGAGGCGATCAACTTCTCGCTCGCGCACGACGACGGCCAGTCGAACCGCAACCTGTCGGAAGCCGACGTGATCCTCGTCGGCGTGTCGCGCAGCGGCAAGACACCGACGAGCCTGTATCTCGCGATGCAATACGGCGTGAAGGCGGCAAACTATCCGCTGATTCCGGAAGATTTCGAGCGCGGCAAGCTGCCGTCGGCGCTGTCCGCGCACCGCGAGAAGCTGTTCGGCCTGTCGATCGACCCGCAGCGCCTATCGGAGATCCGCAACGAGCGCCGGCCGGGCAGCAAATATGCGGCGCCCGAGAACTGCCGTTACGAGATCAACGAGGCCGAGGCGATGATGCGTCGCGAAGGGATCAAGTGGCTGTCGTCGACGCACAAGTCGATCGAGGAAATCGCGACGACGATCCTGCAGGAAATCCGTCTCGACCGGCAGTCGTACTGA
- the smpB gene encoding SsrA-binding protein SmpB, protein MSIIDNRKAHFDYHIEERYEAGLVLEGWEVKALRAGRGQIREGYVVVKSGEIFLIGTHISPLPEASTHITPDPVRTRKLLLHREEIKKLIGKVEQRGYTLVPLNFHYKGGRVKCDIALAKGKKLHDKRETEKKRDWEREKARIMRAGT, encoded by the coding sequence ATGAGCATCATCGACAACAGGAAAGCGCACTTCGATTATCACATCGAGGAACGCTACGAGGCGGGGCTCGTGCTGGAGGGCTGGGAAGTCAAGGCGCTGCGCGCCGGGCGCGGCCAGATCCGGGAAGGTTACGTCGTCGTGAAGAGCGGCGAGATCTTCCTGATCGGCACCCATATCAGCCCGCTGCCCGAAGCCTCGACGCACATCACGCCCGACCCGGTTCGCACGCGCAAGCTGCTGCTGCACCGCGAGGAAATCAAGAAACTGATCGGCAAGGTCGAGCAGCGTGGCTACACGCTCGTGCCGCTGAACTTCCACTACAAGGGCGGTCGCGTGAAGTGCGACATCGCGCTCGCGAAGGGCAAGAAGCTGCACGACAAGCGCGAAACCGAGAAGAAGCGCGACTGGGAACGCGAGAAGGCACGCATCATGCGCGCCGGCACCTGA
- a CDS encoding NfeD family protein: MMSGHLFWWVAVGVLVVAELLTGTFYLLMIALGFLAGGLLQLAGFAPHVQFGAAAAVALIAMIALRRSGLGRKQKRDTSTNPDVNLDIGSTVTVDAWRDGRARVQYRGADWDVELANGERDDVHVYQVSAVRGNCLVVVAKPAG; this comes from the coding sequence ATGATGTCGGGGCATCTGTTCTGGTGGGTCGCGGTGGGCGTGCTGGTCGTGGCCGAACTGCTGACGGGCACGTTCTACCTGCTGATGATCGCGCTCGGCTTTCTCGCGGGCGGCTTGCTGCAACTGGCCGGTTTCGCGCCGCACGTGCAGTTCGGCGCGGCGGCCGCGGTCGCGCTCATCGCGATGATCGCGCTGCGCCGCTCGGGGCTTGGCCGCAAGCAGAAGCGCGACACGTCGACGAATCCCGACGTCAATCTCGACATCGGCTCGACCGTCACGGTCGATGCGTGGCGTGACGGCCGCGCACGCGTGCAGTATCGCGGCGCCGACTGGGACGTCGAGCTTGCGAACGGCGAGCGCGACGATGTGCACGTGTATCAGGTGAGTGCCGTGCGCGGCAATTGTCTCGTGGTCGTGGCGAAACCCGCGGGCTGA